One segment of Cynocephalus volans isolate mCynVol1 chromosome 8, mCynVol1.pri, whole genome shotgun sequence DNA contains the following:
- the CD53 gene encoding leukocyte surface antigen CD53 isoform X2 yields MGMSSLKLLKYVLFFFNLLFWFCGCCILGFGIYLLIHNNFGVLFHNLPFLTLGNVLVIVGSIIMVVAFLGCMGSIKENKCLLMSFFVLLLLILLAEVILAILLFVYEQKGCFVKARLWFQSNFLYIGIITICVCVIQVLGMSFALTLNCQIDKTSQSLGL; encoded by the exons ATGGGCATGAGTAGCTTGAAATTGCTGAAGtatgttctgtttttcttcaaCTTGCTCTTTTGG ttttgtgGCTGCTGCATTTTGGGTTTTGGGATCTACCTCCTGATCCACAACAACTTTGGAGTGCTCTTTCACAACCTTCCCTTCCTCACGCTGGGCAATGTGCTCGTCATCGTGGGCTCCATTATCATGGTGGTTGCCTTCCTGGGCTGCATGGGCTCTATCAAGGAGAACAAGTGCCTTCTTATGTCG TTCTTTGTCCTGCTGCTGCTGATCCTCCTTGCTGAGGTGATCTTGGCCATCCTGCTCTTCGTGTATGAACAGAAG GGTTGCTTCGTGAAAGCAAGACTGTGGTTTCAGTCCAATTTCTTGTATATTGGAATCATCACCATCTGTGTATGTGTGATCCAG GTGTTGGGGATGTCCTTTGCACTGACCCTGAACTGCCAGATTGATAAAACCAGCCAGTCCCTAGGGCTGTGA
- the CD53 gene encoding leukocyte surface antigen CD53 isoform X1, producing the protein MGMSSLKLLKYVLFFFNLLFWFCGCCILGFGIYLLIHNNFGVLFHNLPFLTLGNVLVIVGSIIMVVAFLGCMGSIKENKCLLMSFFVLLLLILLAEVILAILLFVYEQKLNDYVAEGLTDSIQRYYSDNSTKAAWDSIQSFLQCCGVNGTSDWTSSLPASCPSDPLVQGCFVKARLWFQSNFLYIGIITICVCVIQVLGMSFALTLNCQIDKTSQSLGL; encoded by the exons ATGGGCATGAGTAGCTTGAAATTGCTGAAGtatgttctgtttttcttcaaCTTGCTCTTTTGG ttttgtgGCTGCTGCATTTTGGGTTTTGGGATCTACCTCCTGATCCACAACAACTTTGGAGTGCTCTTTCACAACCTTCCCTTCCTCACGCTGGGCAATGTGCTCGTCATCGTGGGCTCCATTATCATGGTGGTTGCCTTCCTGGGCTGCATGGGCTCTATCAAGGAGAACAAGTGCCTTCTTATGTCG TTCTTTGTCCTGCTGCTGCTGATCCTCCTTGCTGAGGTGATCTTGGCCATCCTGCTCTTCGTGTATGAACAGAAG CTGAATGATTATGTGGCTGAGGGCCTGACAGACAGCATCCAACGTTACTACTCAGACAACAGCACCAAGGCAGCGTGGGACTCCATCCAGTCATTT CTGCAATGTTGTGGTGTAAATGGCACGAGTGATTGGACCAGCAGCCTGCCAGCATCTTGCCCTTCAGATCCACTAGTTCAG GGTTGCTTCGTGAAAGCAAGACTGTGGTTTCAGTCCAATTTCTTGTATATTGGAATCATCACCATCTGTGTATGTGTGATCCAG GTGTTGGGGATGTCCTTTGCACTGACCCTGAACTGCCAGATTGATAAAACCAGCCAGTCCCTAGGGCTGTGA